A portion of the Streptomyces platensis genome contains these proteins:
- a CDS encoding peptidoglycan-binding protein — MATPLTASRLLKALRDEGLVVHEVRSWRTHNRNAKGPWGPTHGVMIHHTATEGTDTSVDLCYDGRSDLPGPLCLGVIDKKGEVHLVGNGRANHAGLGDGDVLRAVINEDPDLPTDNEADTDGNRHFYGFECINLGDGKDPWPEEQRVAMEKAAAAICRAHGWNEHSVIGHKEWQPGKVDPRSIAMDDLRGRVKKRLAKPAEGAPETDGTEPDGSGPTPPEPQHPRYEPFPGRDFFRSGTSSPVITAMGERLVAEGCDRYEEGPGPEWTEADRASYAAWQRKLGFRGKDADGVPGRVSWERLRVPNS; from the coding sequence ATGGCCACCCCGCTGACCGCGAGCCGGCTGCTGAAGGCACTGCGCGACGAGGGCCTGGTGGTCCATGAGGTCCGCAGCTGGCGTACGCACAACCGGAACGCGAAGGGCCCCTGGGGCCCGACGCACGGCGTGATGATCCACCACACCGCCACCGAGGGCACCGACACCTCGGTGGACCTCTGCTACGACGGGCGCTCCGATCTGCCGGGCCCGCTGTGTCTGGGCGTGATCGACAAAAAGGGCGAGGTCCATCTCGTCGGCAACGGCCGCGCCAACCACGCCGGGCTCGGTGACGGTGACGTACTGCGCGCGGTGATCAACGAGGACCCGGACCTGCCGACGGACAACGAGGCGGACACCGACGGCAACCGTCACTTCTACGGCTTCGAGTGCATCAACCTCGGGGACGGCAAGGACCCGTGGCCCGAGGAACAGCGGGTCGCCATGGAGAAGGCGGCGGCCGCGATCTGCCGGGCGCACGGCTGGAACGAACACTCGGTGATCGGCCACAAGGAGTGGCAGCCAGGGAAGGTCGATCCGCGCAGCATCGCGATGGACGACCTGCGCGGCCGGGTCAAGAAGCGGCTGGCGAAGCCGGCGGAGGGCGCGCCGGAAACGGACGGTACGGAGCCGGACGGCTCGGGGCCGACGCCGCCGGAACCGCAGCATCCGCGGTACGAACCGTTCCCGGGCCGGGACTTCTTCCGGTCGGGGACCAGCAGCCCGGTGATCACGGCGATGGGTGAACGGCTGGTCGCCGAGGGGTGCGACCGCTACGAAGAAGGCCCCGGTCCGGAGTGGACCGAGGCGGACCGCGCGTCGTACGCGGCCTGGCAGCGCAAGCTCGGCTTCCGCGGCAAGGACGCGGACGGGGTGCCGGGAAGGGTCAGCTGGGAACGGCTGCGGGTCCCCAACTCGTAG
- the sucC gene encoding ADP-forming succinate--CoA ligase subunit beta, with the protein MDLFEYQARDLFAKHGVPVLAGEVIDTPEAAREATQRLGGKSVVKAQVKVGGRGKAGGVKLATSEDDAVEKAGQILGMDIKGHTVHKVMIAETAPEIAEEYYVSYLLDRTNRTFLAMASVAGGMDIEEVAATRPDELAKVPVDANEGVTIEKAREIVAQAKFPAEVAEKVADVMVTLWKTFVAEDALLVEVNPLAKVASGEVIALDGKVSLDENAEFRQPEHEALEDKDAANPLEAAAKAKGLNYVKLDGQVGIIGNGAGLVMSTLDVVAYAGEAHNNVKPANFLDIGGGASAEVMANGLEIILGDPDVKSVFVNVFGGITACDEVANGIVQALELLKSKGEDVNKPLVVRLDGNNAELGREILSKANHPLVQRVDTMDGAADKAAELAAK; encoded by the coding sequence GTGGACCTGTTCGAGTACCAGGCGAGGGACCTCTTCGCCAAGCACGGTGTACCGGTGCTGGCCGGTGAAGTCATCGACACGCCTGAGGCGGCGCGCGAGGCGACCCAGCGACTGGGCGGCAAGTCGGTCGTCAAGGCGCAGGTGAAGGTCGGTGGCCGCGGCAAGGCCGGCGGCGTGAAGCTGGCCACCAGTGAGGACGACGCGGTCGAGAAGGCCGGTCAGATCCTGGGCATGGACATCAAGGGCCACACGGTCCACAAGGTGATGATCGCCGAGACCGCTCCGGAGATCGCCGAGGAGTACTACGTCTCGTACCTCCTCGACCGCACCAACCGCACCTTCCTGGCCATGGCCTCCGTCGCGGGCGGCATGGACATCGAAGAGGTCGCGGCCACCCGGCCCGACGAGCTCGCGAAGGTCCCGGTCGACGCCAACGAGGGCGTCACGATCGAGAAGGCCCGCGAGATCGTCGCCCAGGCGAAGTTCCCGGCCGAGGTCGCCGAGAAGGTCGCCGACGTCATGGTGACCCTGTGGAAGACCTTCGTCGCCGAGGACGCGCTCCTCGTCGAGGTCAACCCGCTCGCCAAGGTCGCCAGCGGCGAGGTCATCGCCCTCGACGGCAAGGTGTCCCTGGACGAGAACGCCGAGTTCCGCCAGCCGGAGCACGAGGCGCTGGAGGACAAGGACGCAGCCAACCCGCTCGAGGCTGCGGCCAAGGCCAAGGGTCTGAACTACGTCAAGCTCGACGGCCAGGTCGGCATCATCGGCAACGGCGCGGGTCTCGTCATGAGCACCCTGGACGTCGTCGCCTACGCCGGCGAGGCGCACAACAACGTCAAGCCCGCCAACTTCCTCGACATCGGTGGCGGCGCCTCCGCCGAGGTCATGGCGAACGGCCTGGAGATCATCCTCGGCGACCCGGACGTCAAGTCCGTCTTCGTCAACGTCTTCGGTGGCATCACCGCCTGTGACGAGGTCGCCAACGGCATCGTCCAGGCCCTGGAGCTGCTCAAGTCCAAGGGCGAGGACGTCAACAAGCCCCTGGTCGTGCGCCTCGACGGCAACAACGCGGAGCTCGGTCGCGAGATCCTGTCGAAGGCCAA